A single region of the Methylocystis echinoides genome encodes:
- a CDS encoding right-handed parallel beta-helix repeat-containing protein, which translates to MTVARGLALALLLTVSAAAGAEERCRVDLLDVGAVGDGKADDGAAIARALATGCAVTGANRAYRITRAIVLPENATLGDATILAALADDARLAIVAENVAHIALTNIRLDRGADPAHGLAPGVDPHPVQLSSGGVYLSHVENATLTDVEVFGDGVGSGIKLIESAHVRLIRPHVHHMRWASPVQPENEVLFGIWAVASRDVTIDSPRVHDLTPVAILAQGGRADGRRNNMSDGIGSSGAQDLTIVNAEVYNVGEGLDFSGKFTTRNFTLDGLRLHDIDSFCFKTMHADGGVIRRSIAERCGLGGFLLAGRVRNVALTDNEARDIGANGAWPENKHTGFSLEYAFETVPTRISIAGCRSIDAQPTPTTTAGFLNELRNDLPPQEIDFHDNAAQGFTRAATIGFDARP; encoded by the coding sequence TTGGCGCTTGCGCTGCTGCTGACCGTCTCGGCCGCCGCCGGCGCTGAGGAAAGATGCCGCGTTGACCTTCTCGACGTCGGCGCCGTTGGCGACGGCAAGGCGGATGATGGCGCGGCGATCGCGCGGGCGCTGGCCACGGGCTGCGCGGTCACGGGCGCAAATCGCGCTTATCGGATCACCCGCGCCATCGTTCTTCCGGAAAACGCCACGCTCGGCGACGCAACGATTCTGGCGGCGCTGGCGGATGACGCCCGGCTCGCCATCGTCGCCGAAAACGTCGCCCATATCGCGTTGACCAACATTCGGCTGGACAGGGGCGCGGACCCCGCCCACGGCCTCGCGCCCGGCGTCGATCCGCATCCGGTGCAGTTAAGCAGCGGCGGCGTCTATCTGTCTCATGTCGAGAACGCGACTCTGACCGACGTCGAGGTCTTTGGCGACGGCGTCGGCTCGGGGATCAAACTCATCGAGTCGGCGCATGTCCGGCTGATCCGGCCGCATGTTCATCACATGCGCTGGGCCAGTCCGGTTCAGCCTGAAAATGAAGTCCTCTTCGGCATATGGGCCGTCGCGTCGCGCGACGTGACGATCGACTCGCCGCGCGTGCACGATCTCACGCCGGTCGCCATCCTGGCGCAGGGCGGCCGCGCCGACGGACGGCGCAACAACATGAGCGACGGGATCGGGTCGAGCGGCGCGCAGGATCTCACGATTGTGAACGCCGAGGTCTACAATGTCGGCGAGGGCCTCGACTTCAGCGGCAAGTTCACGACCCGCAATTTCACGCTTGACGGCCTGCGTCTGCACGACATCGACTCTTTCTGCTTCAAGACCATGCACGCCGACGGCGGCGTCATCCGTCGCTCGATTGCGGAACGCTGCGGGCTCGGCGGCTTTCTGCTGGCGGGGCGCGTGCGCAATGTCGCGCTGACCGACAATGAGGCCCGCGACATTGGCGCGAATGGCGCGTGGCCGGAAAACAAGCACACCGGCTTCTCGCTCGAATACGCCTTCGAGACCGTTCCGACCCGCATCAGCATCGCGGGTTGCCGCAGCATCGACGCGCAGCCCACGCCGACGACGACCGCCGGCTTTCTCAACGAGCTGCGCAATGACCTGCCGCCGCAGGAAATCGACTTTCACGACAATGCGGCGCAGGGCTTCACCCGCGCCGCGACCATCGGATTCGACGCGCGCCCGTAG
- a CDS encoding dihydroorotase → MPQTFDVILSGGTLVNQDGEGLRDVGLRDGKIAEIGDLSRAAAGERIDCRGLHILPGVVDTQVHFREPGLAHKEDLESGSRSAVMGGVTAVFEMPNTNPLTAGEAELADKLARGTARMHCDFAFWVGGTHENAAILGELERLPGAAGVKVFMGSSTGSLLVADDAGIAEILSHTRRRAAFHSEDEDRLNERKDLRVEGDPSSHPIWRDEETALRSTQRLLRIAREKRALVHVLHVTTAEEIALLAEHKDLASVEVTPNHLVLADDAYTRIGTLAQMNPPVRAARHRDALWVGLQQGVVDVIGSDHAPHTLEEKAQPYPKSPSGMTGVQTLVPLLLNAVNDGKLTLARFVDLTSAGPLRLFGMAGKGRVAKGYDADLTIVDLKRRETIRNEWVASRVGWTPFHDMEVTGWPVGTFVRGQRVMWEGDLVTPSTGRPIRFQAAL, encoded by the coding sequence ATGCCGCAGACTTTCGACGTCATCCTCTCCGGAGGCACGCTCGTCAACCAGGACGGGGAGGGTCTGCGCGACGTCGGCCTTCGCGATGGCAAAATCGCCGAAATCGGCGATCTTTCCCGCGCGGCGGCGGGCGAGCGGATCGACTGCCGGGGGCTGCACATCCTGCCGGGCGTCGTCGACACGCAGGTGCATTTCCGCGAGCCGGGCCTTGCGCACAAGGAAGACCTCGAATCAGGCTCGCGCAGCGCCGTCATGGGCGGCGTGACGGCCGTTTTCGAAATGCCGAACACCAATCCGCTCACCGCCGGGGAAGCCGAACTCGCGGACAAGCTGGCGCGCGGAACCGCGCGGATGCATTGCGACTTCGCCTTCTGGGTCGGCGGCACGCATGAGAACGCCGCGATTCTGGGCGAACTGGAGCGCCTGCCCGGCGCGGCCGGGGTGAAGGTGTTCATGGGCTCCTCGACCGGCTCGCTGCTCGTCGCCGACGACGCGGGCATTGCGGAAATCCTGTCGCATACGCGCCGCCGCGCCGCCTTCCACAGCGAGGACGAGGACCGGCTCAACGAACGCAAGGACTTGCGCGTCGAGGGCGACCCCTCCTCGCATCCGATCTGGCGCGACGAGGAGACGGCGCTGCGCTCGACGCAGCGGCTGCTGCGCATCGCGCGGGAAAAGCGCGCGCTGGTGCATGTGCTGCATGTCACGACCGCCGAGGAAATCGCGCTGCTCGCGGAACACAAGGATCTCGCCAGCGTCGAAGTGACGCCCAATCATCTCGTGCTCGCCGATGACGCCTACACCCGCATCGGGACCCTCGCGCAGATGAATCCGCCCGTGCGCGCGGCGCGCCATCGCGACGCGCTCTGGGTTGGGCTCCAGCAGGGCGTCGTCGACGTCATCGGCTCTGACCACGCGCCGCATACGCTGGAGGAAAAGGCGCAGCCCTATCCGAAAAGTCCTTCCGGCATGACCGGCGTGCAGACGCTCGTGCCGCTGCTGCTCAACGCCGTGAACGACGGCAAGCTCACGCTGGCGCGCTTCGTCGATCTCACCAGCGCCGGCCCGCTGCGCCTGTTCGGCATGGCCGGCAAGGGCCGTGTCGCCAAAGGCTATGACGCCGATCTGACCATCGTCGATCTGAAACGGCGCGAGACCATCCGCAATGAATGGGTGGCGTCGCGCGTCGGCTGGACGCCCTTCCACGACATGGAGGTGACCGGCTGGCCGGTTGGAACCTTCGTGCGCGGCCAGAGAGTGATGTGGGAGGGCGACCTCGTCACGCCGTCGACAGGCCGTCCGATCCGCTTTCAGGCCGCGCTGTAA
- a CDS encoding YgfZ/GcvT domain-containing protein — protein MTTAIALADRGVIEVSGEDAAKFLHNLVTNDIAGLKPGEARFAALLTPQGKILFDFVVFAVGEGRFLLDCPLSLAADLAKRLSMYKLRAKLTVTDLSDSLEALAFPDADARPEVAALALAPDPRAAALGWRGLAEKGRIAATGATEEYEARRIRAGVPKGGVDFAYSDAFPHEADMDLFAGLDFKKGCYVGQEVVSRIKHRNLVRKRVTPYRAPGGAPKAGETIRAGEIEIGVTGSSIGEEGLALIRLDRLADAAEKGDAPMAGGVALAFVSRD, from the coding sequence ATGACGACGGCGATAGCGCTCGCGGACCGCGGCGTGATCGAGGTTTCCGGCGAGGATGCGGCGAAATTCCTCCATAATCTCGTGACCAACGACATCGCCGGGCTGAAGCCCGGCGAGGCGCGCTTTGCGGCCCTGCTGACGCCGCAGGGCAAGATTCTCTTCGATTTTGTCGTGTTTGCGGTGGGGGAGGGGCGTTTCCTCCTCGATTGTCCGCTTTCGCTCGCCGCCGATCTGGCGAAGCGGCTCAGCATGTACAAGCTCCGCGCGAAGCTCACCGTGACCGATCTTTCGGACTCGCTCGAGGCGCTGGCTTTCCCGGACGCCGATGCGCGGCCCGAGGTTGCGGCACTGGCGCTCGCCCCCGACCCACGCGCGGCGGCGCTGGGCTGGCGCGGGCTTGCCGAAAAAGGGCGGATCGCGGCGACGGGCGCGACGGAGGAATACGAGGCGCGGCGTATCCGCGCCGGCGTGCCGAAGGGGGGCGTGGACTTCGCCTATAGCGACGCCTTTCCGCACGAGGCCGACATGGACCTTTTCGCCGGGCTCGATTTCAAGAAGGGCTGCTATGTCGGTCAGGAGGTGGTCTCGCGCATAAAGCATCGCAATCTGGTGCGCAAGCGCGTCACCCCCTATCGCGCCCCCGGCGGCGCCCCGAAGGCCGGCGAGACGATCCGCGCCGGCGAGATCGAGATCGGCGTGACGGGCTCGTCCATCGGGGAGGAGGGCCTCGCCCTCATCCGCCTCGACCGCCTCGCCGATGCGGCGGAAAAAGGCGACGCGCCAATGGCCGGCGGCGTCGCGCTGGCCTTTGTCTCACGGGATTAG
- a CDS encoding hydrogenase maturation protein produces the protein MKILFLTTAHNSLSQRLLIELADRGHAVSVTIADSAQTMLDAVARQRPDLIIAPMLKTAVPEAIYRRHVCLIVHPGIMGDRGPSSLDWSIQGGERRWGVTVLQAAEEMDAGPIWARHEFPVHAVAEAKSSLYRAEATEAAVRGVLEAVEKFQQGVSPIPLDYANPQTRGRLRPAMTQTDRAIDWARDRTDAVVRKIRAADSAPGVLDQLFGLPVFLYGAHPEDRLEGPPGTIVARRDGALCRATVDGAVWISHLKLKSEGQDKACRFADAGCPRCDEEFCPITGIKLPAAQVLGPLLRGVPEAVLPVVSENPGRTFRELRYAEQDGVGHLYFDFYNGAMSTTQCYRLRDAFLFARSRPTRVIVLHGGRDFFSNGIHLNIIEAAADPALESWRNIVAIDDLVCEIVNTMSHVVVSAIRGNAGAGGAILALAADRVIARDGVVLNPHYRSMGGLYGSEYWTYLLPRRVGEVRAQELMEACRPMGTREAKAIGFVDEVIAGDAESFERQVAAQAAEIARRADVWSLLREKHEKRVRDERAKPLAAYREEELARMKVNFFGPDPAYHRARENFVYKGRAPRSRPAIFAERRLTMA, from the coding sequence ATGAAAATCCTTTTCCTCACCACCGCCCACAACAGCCTGAGCCAGCGTCTCTTGATCGAACTCGCCGACCGCGGCCACGCCGTTTCCGTGACCATCGCCGACAGCGCGCAGACCATGCTCGACGCCGTCGCCCGGCAACGACCCGACCTCATCATCGCCCCCATGCTGAAGACGGCCGTGCCCGAAGCGATCTACCGGCGCCATGTGTGCCTGATCGTGCATCCCGGCATCATGGGCGACCGCGGGCCGTCCTCGCTCGACTGGTCGATTCAGGGCGGCGAAAGACGCTGGGGCGTCACCGTGCTGCAGGCGGCGGAAGAGATGGACGCGGGTCCCATCTGGGCGCGCCACGAATTTCCCGTGCATGCGGTCGCGGAGGCGAAGAGCAGCCTTTACCGCGCTGAAGCAACGGAAGCGGCCGTGCGCGGCGTTCTGGAGGCGGTGGAGAAATTCCAGCAGGGCGTCAGCCCGATCCCGCTCGACTACGCCAACCCGCAGACGCGGGGCCGGCTGCGGCCGGCGATGACGCAGACGGATCGCGCCATCGACTGGGCGCGCGACCGGACCGACGCGGTGGTGCGCAAGATCCGCGCGGCCGACAGCGCGCCGGGCGTTCTCGATCAGCTCTTCGGTCTGCCCGTGTTTCTCTATGGCGCACATCCCGAGGATCGGCTCGAGGGTCCGCCGGGGACCATCGTCGCGCGACGGGACGGCGCCCTCTGCCGCGCCACGGTCGATGGCGCCGTGTGGATCAGCCATCTCAAGCTCAAGAGCGAAGGGCAGGACAAGGCCTGTCGTTTCGCCGACGCCGGCTGCCCGCGCTGCGACGAGGAATTCTGCCCCATCACCGGGATCAAGCTGCCGGCGGCGCAGGTTCTGGGGCCGCTGCTGCGCGGCGTTCCGGAGGCGGTGCTGCCCGTCGTTTCGGAAAACCCCGGTCGCACCTTCCGCGAACTCCGCTACGCCGAACAGGACGGCGTCGGCCACCTGTATTTCGATTTCTACAACGGCGCCATGAGCACCACGCAGTGCTATCGCCTGCGCGACGCCTTCCTGTTCGCGCGCAGCCGGCCGACGCGCGTGATCGTCCTGCATGGCGGCAGGGATTTCTTCTCGAACGGCATCCATCTCAACATCATCGAGGCGGCGGCGGACCCCGCGCTGGAATCCTGGCGCAACATCGTGGCGATCGACGATCTCGTCTGCGAGATCGTCAACACCATGTCGCATGTCGTCGTCTCGGCCATTCGCGGCAACGCCGGCGCGGGCGGCGCGATCCTGGCGCTCGCCGCCGACCGGGTGATTGCGCGCGACGGCGTGGTGCTCAATCCGCACTACAGGAGCATGGGCGGACTCTACGGCTCGGAATACTGGACCTATCTGCTGCCGCGCCGCGTCGGCGAGGTCCGCGCGCAGGAGCTGATGGAGGCGTGCCGCCCGATGGGAACGCGGGAGGCCAAGGCGATCGGCTTCGTCGACGAGGTCATTGCGGGCGACGCGGAAAGCTTCGAGCGGCAGGTCGCCGCGCAGGCGGCGGAAATCGCACGGCGCGCCGACGTCTGGAGCCTGCTGCGGGAGAAACACGAGAAGCGGGTGCGCGACGAAAGGGCGAAGCCCCTCGCCGCCTATCGGGAGGAGGAGCTTGCGCGCATGAAGGTCAATTTCTTCGGCCCCGACCCGGCCTATCACCGGGCGCGCGAGAATTTCGTCTACAAGGGCCGCGCCCCGCGCAGCAGACCGGCGATCTTCGCCGAGAGGCGCCTGACGATGGCGTAG
- a CDS encoding GlxA family transcriptional regulator, whose protein sequence is MIYDKLPFDPKLYHLRFADNENAQLPTLSRKIGIFIYPGFEIVDLSGPLDAFYYADRTLELTGRSGEPGYEILVIAREAGPVRAKCGLEVLAPHRCCDVLSGLDTLVVSGGECAPELAGDAWVLDWIRAMSGRVRRLASICTGAFLLAAAGLLDNRRVTTHWMYSEQLAAAYPSLRVEPNRIFVRDGGVYTSGGITAGIDLALALIEEDLGRESPRMVAGLMVVFLRRPGGQAQYSPFLDADTSACRDIAELKSWILGNSGENLSVERLADKVGMSPRNFARRFHAETGTTPGRFVERARVEAARCRLEQTSQSLQAIAAVCGFVSVERMRRAFQRHLDVGPHDYRDRFQSSFHAP, encoded by the coding sequence ATGATTTATGACAAGCTTCCGTTTGATCCAAAGCTTTACCATCTGCGTTTCGCGGACAATGAAAACGCGCAGCTTCCGACGCTTTCCAGAAAGATCGGGATTTTCATCTACCCCGGCTTCGAAATCGTCGACCTCAGCGGACCGCTCGACGCCTTCTATTATGCCGATCGGACGCTCGAGCTCACCGGCCGCAGCGGCGAGCCGGGCTATGAAATTCTCGTCATCGCCCGCGAGGCCGGGCCGGTTCGCGCCAAATGCGGGCTCGAGGTTCTGGCGCCGCATCGCTGTTGCGACGTCCTTTCCGGCCTCGACACGCTTGTCGTCTCGGGCGGCGAATGCGCCCCCGAGCTCGCGGGAGACGCCTGGGTTCTCGACTGGATTCGCGCCATGTCCGGGCGCGTGCGGCGGCTCGCCTCGATCTGCACGGGCGCCTTTCTGCTCGCCGCCGCGGGCCTTCTCGACAACCGCAGGGTCACGACGCACTGGATGTACAGCGAGCAGCTCGCCGCGGCCTATCCGTCGCTGCGCGTCGAGCCCAACCGCATTTTCGTGCGCGACGGCGGCGTCTACACCTCCGGCGGCATCACCGCCGGAATTGATCTCGCGCTGGCGCTGATCGAGGAGGATCTCGGCCGCGAGTCGCCGCGCATGGTCGCCGGACTCATGGTCGTCTTTCTGCGCCGCCCCGGCGGACAGGCGCAATACAGCCCCTTTCTCGATGCGGACACTTCCGCCTGCCGTGACATCGCCGAGCTCAAATCGTGGATTCTCGGCAATTCCGGCGAGAACCTCAGCGTCGAGCGCCTCGCCGACAAAGTGGGGATGAGCCCGCGCAATTTCGCCCGCCGCTTTCATGCGGAGACAGGCACGACGCCGGGCCGCTTCGTCGAGCGCGCGCGCGTCGAGGCGGCGCGCTGTCGGCTGGAACAGACGAGCCAGTCGCTTCAGGCCATCGCCGCGGTCTGCGGCTTCGTCTCGGTCGAGCGGATGCGGCGCGCCTTCCAGCGCCATCTCGATGTCGGGCCGCATGACTATCGCGATCGATTTCAGTCCAGTTTCCACGCGCCTTAG
- a CDS encoding TonB-dependent receptor domain-containing protein, producing the protein MSVALPAFAQQSLPTIEIGATPLRSAPRATPRPTAAPVQPAPGAASRSAPAPAVRVASPAPAPAPYVSPLVTYQVPASVHVVSDKEIANSRKFNIGDALQRTAPGVTINDIGGNPNFPEVDYRGFNASPYAGVPQGLAVFQNGVRINEMWGDTVNWDLIPSVAIDRVAIETGNPLYGLNAIGGAIVLDMKNGFTWQGAELDVRAGSFNRRQGAFQFGRQIGDFALYGAGEAMGDSGYRYFSGSQIKRFYGDLGWRGDNGAEVHANVTLGSNRFGASGPAPMEVVAANKSATYTTPQTYKNQVAMVDLNGQVQVSPTTKLLGDIHYRAYNQARVDGNTTEFECENGEAFCETGDGGATSIPNFFGANLSEYSAGPALGALDRTWTRISTLGFTGQLNNTDRILDLPNKFTLGVNLEHGWTGFQANEELGIVNPDFTVTGFNYFPHEPAAGISPVNLKVANYYLGGYALDSLDLTDRLTATGGFRYNFASVQMYDLTGGPLTTTHQFGHFNPMGGLTYKLTPQISAFGSYSVANRAPTPLELGCSDPERPCLIDSFMVADPPLKQVTSNTTDLGVRGGFRPAELLPDILGAFPGTLQWSAGIYRTNVFDDIFSIPSQVVGRGYFTNAGNTVRQGVELSARYSGERLSAYVNYTLTNAYFNSTALLGSPNNPAAIAAGSTSILVYPGAMLPAIAPHRFKAGVDYAVTPKWKVGGDLVYASGPYLGGDWANQFGTLSPYALLNLRTSYDVTPHLQLYALIENATNTRARSFGTFFETNAINFVNFYNPKMVSVGPPTAFYGGMKWSFGAEPGDWMALAPDAQSRPQGEAPAAPRKWAGLYAGLNAGYAFGATTGVSVYPAGYGDQYAALWNDKIVVEDPAEANATWWRLFQPGVAAGANGGFAQVNRSGFVGGGQIGWNYQDASNVVLGVEADFQGATLRGKGSYQNGVSETAGYVDKEEDGLETLLLTRQALGVGSISTGANWLGTLRGRLGYAFTDSLFAYGTGGLAYGDVYASAAHLNVSNIQRETQDGLAWTYANPAASGAANYSGVRAGWSGGGGVEWMFANNWSVKAEGIYYNLGTVDLVSSPMATLCSGQAKSGNSACARGVASATDLKSGALLWVASPLAKVQFDGIMVRAGLNYHLNWGADIFN; encoded by the coding sequence ATGAGCGTCGCGCTTCCGGCCTTTGCGCAGCAATCCCTGCCGACGATCGAGATTGGCGCGACGCCCCTGCGTTCCGCCCCGCGTGCGACGCCGCGCCCGACTGCGGCGCCGGTCCAGCCCGCTCCCGGCGCGGCGTCGAGAAGCGCGCCCGCGCCAGCGGTCCGCGTCGCCAGTCCGGCGCCGGCGCCCGCGCCCTATGTCTCGCCGCTCGTCACCTATCAGGTTCCGGCGTCCGTCCATGTCGTGAGCGACAAGGAAATCGCCAACTCCCGCAAGTTCAACATCGGCGACGCGTTGCAGCGCACCGCGCCCGGCGTGACCATCAACGACATCGGCGGCAATCCCAACTTCCCCGAGGTCGATTATCGCGGTTTCAACGCCTCGCCCTACGCCGGCGTGCCGCAGGGTCTGGCGGTGTTCCAGAATGGCGTCCGCATCAATGAGATGTGGGGCGACACGGTCAATTGGGACCTCATCCCGAGCGTCGCCATCGACCGTGTGGCGATCGAGACCGGCAATCCGCTCTATGGCCTCAACGCCATTGGCGGCGCCATCGTTCTCGACATGAAGAACGGCTTCACCTGGCAGGGCGCGGAACTCGATGTGCGGGCCGGCTCCTTCAACCGTCGCCAGGGCGCGTTTCAGTTTGGCCGCCAGATCGGCGATTTCGCGCTGTACGGCGCGGGCGAGGCGATGGGCGATTCAGGCTATCGCTATTTCTCCGGCTCGCAAATCAAGCGCTTCTACGGCGATCTCGGCTGGCGCGGCGACAATGGCGCGGAAGTCCACGCCAATGTGACGCTGGGCTCGAACCGTTTCGGCGCCTCCGGGCCGGCGCCGATGGAGGTCGTCGCGGCGAACAAGAGCGCCACCTACACGACGCCGCAGACCTACAAGAATCAGGTCGCGATGGTCGACCTCAACGGGCAGGTGCAGGTCAGTCCGACAACGAAGCTTCTCGGCGACATTCACTATCGCGCCTATAATCAGGCCCGCGTCGACGGCAATACGACAGAATTCGAATGCGAGAACGGCGAGGCTTTCTGCGAAACCGGCGACGGAGGGGCGACCAGCATCCCGAATTTCTTCGGCGCGAACCTGTCCGAATACAGCGCCGGCCCCGCGCTCGGCGCGCTGGATCGCACCTGGACGCGGATCAGCACGCTCGGCTTCACCGGCCAGCTCAACAACACGGACAGGATTCTCGATCTTCCCAACAAATTCACGCTGGGCGTCAACCTCGAGCATGGATGGACCGGCTTCCAGGCCAATGAGGAGCTTGGGATCGTCAATCCGGACTTCACCGTCACCGGCTTCAACTATTTCCCCCACGAGCCGGCGGCGGGCATCTCGCCGGTCAATCTCAAGGTCGCGAATTATTATCTCGGCGGCTATGCGCTCGACTCGCTCGATCTGACCGACCGGCTGACGGCGACGGGCGGCTTCCGGTACAATTTCGCCAGCGTCCAGATGTATGATCTGACCGGCGGGCCGCTGACGACGACGCATCAGTTCGGCCACTTCAACCCGATGGGCGGCCTGACCTACAAGCTCACCCCGCAGATATCCGCCTTCGGCAGCTATTCGGTGGCGAACCGCGCGCCGACGCCGCTGGAGCTCGGCTGCTCCGATCCCGAGCGTCCCTGTCTCATCGATTCCTTCATGGTCGCGGACCCGCCGCTGAAGCAGGTGACGTCGAACACGACAGACCTCGGCGTGCGCGGCGGCTTCCGGCCGGCCGAACTTCTTCCCGACATTCTCGGCGCCTTCCCGGGCACGCTGCAATGGTCGGCGGGAATCTACCGCACCAATGTCTTCGATGACATCTTCAGCATTCCGAGCCAGGTCGTCGGGCGCGGCTATTTCACCAACGCCGGCAACACGGTTCGTCAGGGCGTCGAACTGTCGGCGCGCTATTCGGGCGAACGCCTGTCGGCCTATGTGAACTACACGCTCACCAACGCCTATTTCAATTCGACGGCGCTGCTCGGCTCGCCGAACAATCCGGCGGCGATCGCGGCCGGCTCCACCTCCATTCTCGTTTATCCGGGCGCGATGCTGCCCGCGATCGCGCCGCACCGTTTCAAGGCCGGCGTCGATTATGCGGTGACGCCGAAATGGAAGGTCGGCGGCGATCTCGTTTACGCCAGCGGACCCTATCTCGGCGGCGACTGGGCCAATCAGTTCGGCACGCTGTCCCCTTACGCGCTGCTGAACCTGCGCACGTCCTATGACGTCACGCCGCATCTCCAGCTTTATGCGCTGATCGAAAATGCGACCAATACGCGGGCGCGCAGCTTCGGCACGTTCTTCGAGACAAACGCCATCAACTTCGTGAATTTCTACAATCCGAAGATGGTGTCGGTGGGTCCGCCGACCGCCTTCTACGGCGGCATGAAATGGAGCTTCGGCGCGGAGCCCGGCGACTGGATGGCGCTTGCGCCCGACGCGCAGAGCCGGCCGCAGGGCGAGGCCCCTGCCGCGCCGCGCAAATGGGCCGGTCTCTATGCGGGCCTCAACGCCGGTTACGCTTTCGGCGCCACGACGGGAGTCAGCGTCTATCCCGCCGGCTACGGCGATCAATATGCCGCGCTGTGGAACGACAAGATCGTTGTCGAGGATCCGGCCGAGGCCAACGCGACCTGGTGGCGCCTGTTCCAGCCGGGCGTCGCGGCGGGCGCCAATGGCGGCTTCGCGCAGGTCAATCGCAGCGGCTTCGTCGGCGGCGGGCAGATCGGCTGGAACTATCAGGACGCGTCGAATGTCGTCCTCGGCGTCGAAGCGGATTTCCAGGGCGCGACGCTGCGCGGCAAGGGGTCGTATCAGAACGGCGTGAGCGAGACCGCCGGCTATGTCGACAAGGAGGAAGACGGCCTCGAAACCCTGCTGCTGACCCGGCAGGCGCTGGGCGTCGGGTCGATTTCCACGGGCGCGAACTGGCTCGGCACGCTGCGCGGCCGCCTTGGCTACGCCTTCACCGACTCGCTGTTCGCCTATGGCACGGGCGGCCTCGCCTATGGCGACGTCTATGCGTCGGCGGCGCATCTCAATGTCTCCAATATCCAGCGCGAGACGCAGGACGGCCTCGCCTGGACGTACGCCAACCCGGCCGCCTCCGGCGCGGCAAACTATTCCGGCGTGCGCGCGGGCTGGAGCGGGGGCGGCGGCGTCGAGTGGATGTTCGCCAATAATTGGAGCGTGAAGGCCGAGGGCATTTACTACAATCTCGGCACGGTCGACCTCGTCTCGTCGCCAATGGCGACGCTCTGCTCCGGTCAGGCCAAGTCAGGCAACAGCGCCTGCGCCCGGGGCGTCGCCAGCGCCACAGACCTGAAGTCGGGCGCTCTTTTGTGGGTGGCGAGCCCGCTCGCGAAAGTGCAGTTCGACGGGATCATGGTCCGCGCCGGCCTGAACTATCACCTCAACTGGGGGGCGGATATTTTCAACTAA
- the mch gene encoding methenyltetrahydromethanopterin cyclohydrolase codes for MSASDNTAPFRASVNTLAGEIVDRLVSGADRYRVAVSRGSLGELLIDAGGKALGGVDAGLLLTEICMGGLGKVTLSHAPGAHKWPFWLTVSSNDPVVACLASQYAGWSLQHEKFFALGSGPGRAQARVEKLFEELSYKDQADRVTIVLESGSPPPKEVVEKVASKSGLSPDKVAFVYAPTQSLAGGVQVVGRVLEVALHKAHELHFPLENIVDGIATAPLSPPHPDFVQAMGRTNDAIIYAGRAHLFVKGPAAAAKELAEKLPSFNSRDYGRPFAEIFKAYKGDFYQIDGSLFSPAEALVTAVETGETFRAGKINEELLDKSFGG; via the coding sequence GTGAGCGCAAGCGACAACACGGCCCCGTTTCGGGCCAGCGTGAACACTCTGGCGGGCGAAATCGTCGACCGGCTGGTTTCCGGCGCGGATCGCTATCGCGTGGCCGTGTCGCGCGGCAGCCTCGGTGAACTGCTCATCGACGCCGGGGGCAAGGCGCTCGGCGGCGTCGACGCCGGCCTGCTGCTCACCGAGATCTGCATGGGCGGTCTCGGCAAGGTCACGCTCTCCCACGCCCCGGGCGCGCATAAATGGCCGTTCTGGCTCACGGTCTCCAGCAATGATCCGGTCGTCGCCTGCCTCGCCAGCCAATATGCCGGCTGGAGCCTTCAGCATGAGAAGTTCTTTGCGCTGGGCTCCGGCCCCGGCCGCGCCCAGGCGCGCGTCGAAAAGCTCTTCGAGGAACTGTCCTACAAGGATCAGGCCGACCGCGTGACCATCGTGCTGGAAAGCGGCTCGCCGCCGCCCAAGGAAGTGGTCGAGAAAGTCGCCTCCAAGTCGGGCCTGTCGCCCGACAAGGTCGCTTTCGTCTATGCGCCCACGCAGTCGCTCGCGGGCGGCGTGCAGGTCGTCGGCCGCGTGCTCGAAGTCGCGCTGCACAAGGCGCATGAGCTGCATTTCCCGCTCGAGAACATCGTCGACGGCATCGCGACCGCGCCGCTGTCGCCGCCGCATCCGGATTTCGTGCAGGCCATGGGCCGCACCAATGACGCCATCATTTACGCGGGTCGCGCCCATCTCTTCGTGAAGGGTCCCGCCGCGGCCGCGAAGGAGCTGGCCGAGAAGCTGCCGAGCTTCAATTCGCGCGACTATGGCCGTCCCTTCGCGGAAATCTTCAAGGCCTACAAGGGCGATTTCTACCAGATCGACGGCAGCCTGTTCTCACCGGCGGAAGCGCTGGTCACGGCGGTCGAGACCGGCGAGACCTTCCGCGCCGGCAAGATCAACGAGGAACTGCTCGACAAGTCCTTCGGCGGTTGA